A DNA window from Candidatus Eisenbacteria bacterium contains the following coding sequences:
- a CDS encoding thioredoxin family protein → MKLNSGVLLLSAFLPALFIASAGVARGDDGKSPSPESHAVSAATPLALGKPAPMAAEPMKAGDGQYVSIGGVAGKKGTLVIFTCNHCPWVKAWQARIAAIGNAALEGGIGVVAVNPNDPGAYPEDDYEQTRARAKALGFKFAYAVDSTSEVARAFGATHTPEVFLFDASGRLVYHGGVDDNARDEKAVQEHWLQDAVAAVAAGKPVRLAETKALGCSVKLRAREKSGT, encoded by the coding sequence ATGAAGCTGAACTCCGGTGTCTTGCTCCTGTCCGCCTTCCTGCCGGCGCTGTTCATCGCATCCGCCGGGGTGGCCCGTGGAGACGATGGCAAGAGCCCGTCCCCCGAGTCCCACGCCGTGAGCGCTGCCACGCCACTCGCGCTCGGCAAGCCCGCGCCGATGGCGGCGGAGCCCATGAAGGCCGGAGATGGCCAGTACGTTTCGATCGGGGGCGTCGCCGGGAAGAAGGGCACCCTTGTGATCTTCACCTGTAATCACTGTCCATGGGTCAAGGCGTGGCAGGCCCGGATTGCTGCCATCGGGAACGCGGCCCTGGAGGGAGGAATCGGGGTGGTGGCCGTCAACCCGAACGACCCGGGAGCCTACCCCGAGGATGACTACGAGCAGACGCGGGCCCGGGCCAAGGCCCTCGGGTTCAAGTTCGCCTACGCGGTGGACTCCACCTCCGAAGTGGCCCGCGCCTTCGGTGCCACGCACACGCCCGAGGTGTTCCTCTTCGACGCATCCGGACGATTGGTCTATCACGGGGGCGTGGACGACAATGCCCGCGACGAGAAGGCCGTGCAGGAACACTGGCTGCAGGACGCGGTGGCCGCGGTGGCCGCCGGCAAGCCCGTGCGGCTGGCGGAGACGAAGGCCCTCGGCTGCTCCGTGAAGCTGCGCGCGAGGGAGAAGTCAGGGACGTAG
- a CDS encoding threonine/serine exporter family protein: MSNHRTESSPPPAVAFTVKLARALHRLGAPSHRLEDAMTDVSRALGIQGAFFATPTAVFATFDAPGYRETFLVRAEQGEVDLERQTLVEQAIDDVSAARISPTRAEERVDEILAAPARYGPATRAACFAVASGSAASFLGGGWREMALTSVVGLVIGLMAILARRFRNAGRLFEPAAAALAAAVAVAAATTIPHVSLHVTLLAGVIVLIPGFTLTVAMTELSSGHLVSGSSRLTGAVVMFMGLAFGAVLGSRVAGIFFGAPAPVDPVAPPGWILWAALGVAPFAHGVLLGARPRDMGWILCAGVLAFFGARLGAHVLGPELGALVGALLVGMGSNALARVRRHPAGVTLVPGLMLLVPGSLGFRSFSALAAHDVLSGLQAAFTMAFVAVALVAGLLAANLLVPPRRAL, from the coding sequence ATGTCAAACCATCGCACAGAATCATCCCCCCCGCCCGCGGTGGCCTTCACCGTGAAGCTCGCCCGCGCGCTGCACCGCCTGGGCGCGCCCAGCCACCGGCTGGAAGACGCCATGACCGACGTTTCGCGAGCGCTGGGGATCCAGGGCGCCTTCTTCGCCACCCCCACGGCGGTGTTCGCCACCTTCGACGCCCCCGGCTACCGCGAGACCTTCCTGGTCCGCGCCGAGCAGGGCGAAGTGGACCTCGAACGCCAGACGCTGGTGGAGCAGGCCATTGACGACGTTTCCGCGGCGCGGATCTCTCCCACCCGGGCCGAGGAGCGGGTGGACGAGATCCTGGCCGCACCGGCGAGGTACGGCCCTGCCACCCGGGCAGCCTGCTTCGCGGTGGCCTCCGGATCCGCCGCGAGCTTTCTGGGCGGGGGCTGGCGCGAGATGGCGCTGACCTCCGTCGTGGGCCTGGTGATCGGGCTCATGGCGATCCTCGCGCGGCGCTTCCGCAACGCCGGGCGGCTGTTCGAGCCCGCGGCCGCGGCACTGGCCGCGGCCGTCGCAGTGGCCGCCGCCACCACCATTCCGCACGTGAGCCTGCACGTGACGCTGCTCGCCGGGGTGATCGTGCTGATCCCCGGCTTCACGCTCACCGTGGCGATGACGGAGCTGTCCAGCGGGCACCTGGTGTCGGGCTCCTCGCGGCTCACCGGTGCGGTGGTGATGTTCATGGGGCTGGCCTTCGGCGCGGTGCTGGGCAGCCGCGTCGCCGGGATCTTCTTCGGCGCGCCCGCCCCGGTGGATCCGGTGGCTCCGCCAGGCTGGATCCTGTGGGCCGCGCTGGGGGTGGCCCCGTTCGCGCACGGCGTGCTGCTGGGGGCCCGCCCGCGCGACATGGGCTGGATCCTGTGCGCGGGTGTACTCGCATTCTTCGGGGCGCGCCTGGGCGCCCACGTGCTGGGCCCCGAGCTCGGCGCCCTGGTCGGGGCGCTGCTGGTGGGCATGGGCAGCAATGCGCTGGCGCGCGTGCGCCGCCACCCCGCCGGTGTCACGCTGGTGCCCGGGCTGATGCTGCTCGTCCCCGGGAGCCTGGGCTTCCGGAGCTTCTCGGCGCTGGCCGCGCACGACGTGCTGTCCGGCCTGCAGGCCGCGTTCACCATGGCGTTCGTGGCCGTGGCGCTGGTCGCCGGGCTGCTCGCCGCCAACTTGCTGGTACCGCCGCGCCGGGCGCTGTAG
- a CDS encoding transcriptional regulator, which translates to MSRARAQGSVQALLNLDRLVHEPARLVILTVLSGAAEVEFKFLEATTGLTRGNLSSHVSKLEAAGYLDVHKSFRARLPVTSYRITASGRRALADYLEHLRGALPRQGKVAS; encoded by the coding sequence ATGAGCCGGGCTCGCGCGCAGGGATCGGTCCAGGCGTTGCTGAACCTGGACCGCCTGGTTCACGAGCCCGCGCGGCTCGTAATTCTCACGGTGCTATCCGGCGCCGCGGAGGTGGAGTTCAAGTTCCTCGAGGCCACCACCGGCCTCACCCGGGGGAACCTCTCGAGTCATGTGTCGAAGCTGGAGGCCGCTGGGTACCTGGATGTGCACAAGTCCTTCCGGGCGAGGCTGCCAGTCACGAGCTACCGGATCACCGCATCGGGACGGCGTGCGCTTGCGGACTATCTTGAGCATCTGAGAGGCGCTCTGCCCCGCCAGGGCAAGGTGGCATCCTGA
- a CDS encoding Lrp/AsnC family transcriptional regulator, with translation MAKKQNKLRKEPTRRTLDRMDLEILAELQNNARLSNKELASRVGLAPSSCLERVRRLLTEGTIRGFHAEVEPAALGIGLQALIAVRLRRHSLAMVRAFRGHAAGLPEMLAVYHLAGAQDFLLHVAVRDVEHLRALAVNELTSRPEVDHVETSLIFEHSRGRLSAGGR, from the coding sequence ATGGCAAAGAAACAGAATAAATTGCGGAAGGAGCCGACGCGCAGGACCCTGGACCGAATGGATCTGGAGATCCTGGCCGAACTGCAGAACAATGCGCGGCTCTCCAACAAGGAGCTGGCGTCGCGCGTGGGCCTGGCGCCCTCGAGCTGCCTGGAGCGGGTGCGGCGGCTGCTGACGGAGGGCACCATCCGCGGCTTCCATGCGGAAGTGGAGCCTGCGGCGCTGGGGATCGGGCTGCAAGCCCTCATCGCGGTGCGGCTGCGCCGTCACTCCCTGGCCATGGTGCGCGCGTTCCGCGGCCATGCCGCGGGACTACCGGAGATGCTGGCTGTCTACCACCTGGCGGGGGCGCAGGACTTCCTGCTCCACGTCGCGGTGCGCGACGTGGAGCACCTGCGCGCGCTGGCAGTGAACGAGCTCACCTCGCGCCCGGAGGTGGACCACGTCGAAACGTCGCTGATCTTCGAACACTCGCGCGGTCGCCTGTCGGCAGGAGGCAGGTGA
- a CDS encoding aminotransferase class V-fold PLP-dependent enzyme — MSRFDPIESLARARHEFGEHGGVNMSIEASTTFTVLNADTMPEIFHGLRGPGQGCYLYGRHFNPTVYALGRQLAALEGTQAAYCAASGMGAISATVLGICGAGDHAVVGDTIYGGTFALFRHFLPARTGIQASFVDVTDLAAVEAAFRDRTRLLYVETTSNPTLVVADITRLAEIAHRHGALLVVDNTFCPVIVSPARHGADVVVHSLTKFVSGASDVLGGAVCGSEEFIAGLMDVNNGSLMLLGPTMDPGVAFHLGLRIPHLGIRVAEHSRRALEFATRLSSRGLPVIYPGLASHAGHAALERMLNPGYGWGGIFGFDLGTAERAARFMEALQNEGGFGMIAVSLGYFETLLSCSASSTSSELSEEEQARAGISPGLVRVSIGYTGSLEQRWGQFETAMKAVGIARSPLPGRECTPHGPFGCASCAAITAAAPSFAILATSVADAP, encoded by the coding sequence ATGAGCCGCTTCGACCCGATCGAGTCCCTGGCCCGCGCCCGTCACGAGTTCGGAGAGCACGGCGGGGTGAACATGTCCATCGAGGCCAGCACCACCTTCACCGTGCTCAACGCCGACACCATGCCCGAGATCTTCCACGGGCTGCGCGGCCCGGGGCAGGGCTGCTATCTCTACGGCCGCCACTTCAACCCCACTGTGTACGCGCTCGGACGCCAGCTGGCCGCCCTGGAAGGCACGCAGGCCGCCTACTGCGCTGCCAGCGGCATGGGCGCCATATCGGCCACGGTGCTGGGCATCTGCGGCGCGGGGGATCACGCGGTGGTGGGCGACACGATCTATGGCGGCACGTTCGCGCTGTTCCGCCACTTCCTGCCGGCGCGCACGGGCATCCAGGCCTCCTTCGTGGACGTCACCGACCTGGCCGCGGTGGAGGCTGCGTTCCGGGACCGCACGCGGCTCCTGTACGTGGAAACCACGTCCAATCCAACGCTGGTGGTGGCCGACATCACGCGCCTCGCGGAGATCGCGCACCGTCACGGCGCGCTGCTGGTGGTGGACAACACCTTCTGCCCGGTGATCGTCTCCCCCGCCCGGCACGGGGCGGACGTGGTGGTGCACAGCCTGACCAAGTTCGTGAGCGGCGCCTCGGACGTGCTCGGCGGGGCCGTGTGCGGCAGCGAGGAGTTCATCGCCGGCCTCATGGACGTCAACAACGGCTCGCTGATGCTGCTGGGGCCCACGATGGATCCGGGTGTGGCATTCCACCTGGGGCTGCGCATCCCGCACCTCGGCATTCGCGTCGCGGAGCACTCGCGGCGCGCGCTGGAGTTCGCCACGCGTCTCTCGTCACGCGGTCTGCCGGTGATCTACCCGGGGCTCGCCTCGCACGCGGGGCACGCGGCGCTGGAGAGGATGCTCAACCCGGGCTACGGCTGGGGCGGGATCTTCGGCTTCGACCTGGGCACCGCCGAGCGCGCGGCGCGGTTCATGGAGGCGCTGCAGAACGAGGGCGGGTTCGGGATGATCGCGGTGAGCCTGGGGTACTTCGAAACGCTGCTTTCGTGCTCGGCGAGTTCGACTTCGAGCGAGTTGTCGGAGGAGGAGCAGGCTCGGGCGGGGATCTCGCCGGGGCTGGTGCGGGTTTCGATCGGGTACACGGGGAGCCTGGAGCAGCGGTGGGGGCAGTTCGAGACCGCGATGAAGGCGGTCGGCATCGCGCGCAGCCCTCTCCCGGGGCGCGAGTGCACCCCTCACGGCCCGTTCGGCTGCGCATCCTGCGCAGCCATCACTGCGGCTGCTCCCTCCTTCGCCATCCTGGCTACGTCGGTCGCAGACGCACCGTGA
- a CDS encoding TlpA family protein disulfide reductase encodes MPATAQQLLARVARPGADATLVNVWATWCVPCRQEFPALLRAARGLAGSKLRLMPVSADFDEQLPEVRRFLAAQGVRDTSYIKTGPDMEFINTLNPAWSGALPATFVYDRRGRLVEFWEGECDTARFGNAIQQALASPSTIKEPSR; translated from the coding sequence GTGCCTGCGACCGCTCAGCAGTTGCTGGCCCGTGTGGCCCGCCCGGGCGCGGACGCGACGTTGGTCAACGTCTGGGCCACCTGGTGCGTCCCATGTCGGCAGGAGTTCCCTGCCTTGCTCAGGGCGGCCCGGGGACTTGCCGGGTCCAAACTCCGGCTGATGCCGGTATCCGCCGACTTCGACGAGCAACTGCCCGAGGTGCGACGCTTCCTGGCGGCACAGGGGGTGCGGGACACGAGCTACATCAAGACGGGCCCGGACATGGAGTTCATCAACACACTCAACCCCGCGTGGTCCGGGGCGCTCCCGGCCACGTTCGTCTATGACCGTCGGGGCAGGCTGGTCGAGTTCTGGGAGGGCGAATGCGACACCGCGCGCTTCGGGAACGCGATTCAACAGGCCCTGGCATCACCTTCAACGATCAAGGAGCCTTCCAGATGA
- a CDS encoding anthranilate synthase component I family protein has translation MSTVAFAGLPAGCFPSLLDAGPRHGGIGCMAAWPALHRTVRWNNEADARSALQGLLGTLEASLAPTAGAAGSLAVLALSYEAGWLLQPRLPGNWARGLQPGAVLADLAVYPGWAEFDHARQRLHLRGTTGLFQRPMPEPASAHPLAALRPGPWRAAFGIAEYTRAVERTREYIAAGDVYQLNLVNRLECAVTGHPGSLYRSALRHAPAPYMALLRRPGLDLVSLSPECFLRRRGDTLRAAPIKGTAARHADPAADARSARALTLDPKNCAENVMITDLFRNDLGRIARTGTVHVPELLAVRSFPGVHHLESVVEAQPRAGVTIAEILAATFPSGSITGAPKLRAMELIAELEPAPRGFSMGSIGVFRARDEWEMSVAIRTLEIRDGRASFPVGGAITWDSTPMDEWRECGLKRRALERALEGQGDATREPVRVKADELPWPADAALQADAALQPGASLQAATP, from the coding sequence GTGTCAACCGTCGCATTTGCCGGGCTTCCGGCAGGCTGCTTCCCATCGCTGCTGGATGCCGGGCCGCGCCATGGCGGGATCGGCTGCATGGCGGCCTGGCCCGCCCTGCACCGGACCGTCCGTTGGAACAACGAGGCCGATGCGCGTTCCGCGCTCCAGGGCCTCCTCGGGACCCTCGAAGCCAGCCTCGCGCCCACGGCAGGAGCCGCCGGCTCGCTCGCGGTCCTGGCACTATCCTACGAGGCCGGCTGGCTCCTTCAGCCGCGCCTGCCGGGTAACTGGGCGCGCGGCCTTCAGCCCGGCGCGGTGCTGGCCGACCTCGCGGTCTACCCCGGGTGGGCCGAGTTCGACCACGCGCGGCAGCGGCTGCACCTTCGGGGCACGACCGGCCTGTTCCAACGGCCGATGCCCGAGCCCGCGTCGGCGCACCCGCTCGCCGCGTTGCGCCCCGGGCCCTGGCGCGCCGCCTTCGGCATTGCCGAATACACCCGTGCCGTGGAGCGCACCCGCGAGTACATCGCCGCCGGCGACGTCTATCAACTAAACCTGGTCAACCGCCTCGAGTGCGCGGTCACGGGTCACCCGGGCTCGCTCTATCGCTCCGCGCTGCGCCACGCCCCCGCGCCCTACATGGCACTGCTGCGACGTCCCGGCCTGGACCTGGTGAGCCTCTCGCCCGAGTGCTTCCTGCGACGCCGGGGCGACACCCTGCGCGCCGCGCCGATCAAGGGCACAGCCGCGCGGCACGCCGATCCCGCGGCCGACGCCCGCTCCGCGCGGGCCCTCACGCTCGACCCCAAGAACTGCGCCGAGAATGTGATGATCACCGATCTCTTCCGCAACGACCTCGGCCGCATCGCGCGCACGGGCACGGTGCACGTGCCCGAGCTGCTCGCCGTGCGCAGCTTCCCCGGCGTGCACCACCTGGAAAGCGTGGTCGAGGCGCAGCCGCGCGCCGGCGTGACCATCGCCGAAATCCTGGCCGCCACGTTCCCATCCGGCTCCATCACCGGTGCACCCAAGCTGCGCGCCATGGAGCTGATCGCCGAGCTGGAGCCCGCGCCGCGCGGGTTCTCGATGGGCTCGATCGGCGTGTTCCGCGCGCGCGACGAATGGGAGATGTCGGTGGCCATCCGCACGCTGGAAATCCGCGACGGCCGCGCCTCGTTCCCGGTGGGTGGGGCGATCACGTGGGACTCCACCCCGATGGACGAGTGGCGCGAGTGCGGCCTGAAGCGGCGCGCGCTGGAGCGCGCGCTGGAAGGGCAGGGGGATGCCACGCGCGAGCCGGTGCGGGTGAAGGCAGACGAACTGCCGTGGCCGGCGGACGCTGCGCTCCAGGCGGACGCCGCGCTACAGCCGGGAGCCTCGCTGCAGGCCGCCACCCCGTGA
- a CDS encoding aminotransferase class IV, protein MTLPLVHLDGRVVPMAEARVPPTSAGFLCGAGTFTTARLVAGRLWQWPLHRLRLEAGCAALGFDPRATRVESLEAETRALAEAAGAPPDALARIQLFEGAGPLWPEPAAPGSASNAATHPGERPIGPGGRSTAAHGPADHPDRPVHRLILLRPAPAPRPPARVGFSDWRVFSNAPLRGLKLLSYAEPWRAMEAARANGFDEAIRANERGEVAGACRAGVLWSRDGEVFGPDSSCGGLESTTRAWAIGKLQARGRKVTLGAFPVSEVAGAEELILFSAGVGAWSAAEFQSRPLAGEGGRVATDLGKAFTPA, encoded by the coding sequence GTGACCCTGCCGCTGGTCCATCTCGACGGCCGCGTCGTTCCGATGGCGGAAGCACGAGTCCCGCCCACCTCCGCGGGCTTCCTGTGCGGCGCCGGCACATTCACCACGGCGCGCCTCGTGGCCGGCCGCCTGTGGCAGTGGCCCCTGCACCGCCTGCGCCTCGAAGCCGGCTGCGCCGCACTGGGCTTCGACCCGCGTGCCACGCGCGTGGAATCCCTGGAAGCCGAGACGCGCGCCCTGGCCGAGGCCGCCGGCGCCCCTCCCGACGCCCTGGCCCGAATCCAACTATTCGAGGGCGCCGGTCCGCTGTGGCCCGAGCCCGCCGCGCCGGGGTCTGCGTCGAACGCCGCGACCCACCCTGGCGAGCGTCCGATCGGGCCCGGAGGGCGTTCGACCGCGGCACACGGCCCCGCGGACCACCCGGACCGCCCGGTCCACCGCCTGATCCTCCTGCGCCCCGCCCCGGCCCCGCGCCCGCCCGCGCGAGTGGGCTTCTCCGACTGGAGGGTGTTCTCGAACGCCCCCCTGCGCGGCCTCAAGCTCCTGAGCTACGCGGAGCCCTGGCGCGCAATGGAAGCCGCCCGCGCGAACGGATTCGACGAAGCGATCCGGGCCAACGAGAGGGGCGAAGTCGCAGGCGCATGCAGGGCGGGAGTGCTGTGGTCGCGCGATGGAGAAGTCTTCGGCCCCGACAGTTCCTGCGGCGGCCTCGAAAGCACCACCCGCGCCTGGGCCATAGGAAAGCTGCAAGCCCGAGGCCGCAAAGTCACACTGGGAGCCTTCCCGGTGTCGGAGGTGGCGGGAGCGGAGGAACTGATCCTGTTCTCCGCCGGCGTCGGAGCCTGGAGCGCCGCCGAATTCCAGAGCCGCCCCCTGGCGGGAGAGGGCGGTCGCGTTGCCACGGATCTGGGGAAGGCGTTCACGCCAGCTTAG
- a CDS encoding choice-of-anchor D domain-containing protein, whose amino-acid sequence MLNPTSIDFGSARVGTSPSRSFSVTNAGGGTIAGTLGVSSAAFLLVGDSTFSLAAGQSKSFTIRFTPLDTVAYACSVSVRGIGAWIRVLGRGTATAASTPVCYVPRTQVSFDTVTVGASRTLSFSVHNLGGGVLRGSAGISCPEFSVVSGGEYALTEGESVLVALNFAPTGSGGLKTCLVELSGGSCGSVLLTGVAASPPTGSLRLSRSAIDFGQLLVGRTTDQTFRLRNAGSAPVPATVQTSCAAFRVVTSLPELLPAGDSLEVTVRFAPTDVVAYSCSLAIGSPPSAWLALRGTGFEPPHCNIESVLGLPSRLMLGDSASGWFTVVNTGITRISGRVTATCPGLVLLDSVYSIKGGASAIIRFKVIPVRVGTFNCTLNLGNSQCSSVSVGLVVDPQPPADYFSWGSCGSRDGQIGQATSVAVDG is encoded by the coding sequence GTGCTGAACCCAACCAGTATCGATTTTGGCTCCGCTCGCGTCGGAACGAGTCCCTCCCGGTCGTTCAGTGTCACAAATGCCGGAGGGGGAACGATCGCTGGGACTCTCGGAGTGTCCAGCGCTGCGTTCCTCCTGGTGGGCGACAGCACGTTTTCGCTCGCTGCGGGACAGTCCAAGTCCTTCACCATCAGATTCACTCCGCTCGACACCGTCGCCTACGCGTGCAGCGTCTCGGTGCGCGGCATCGGCGCGTGGATCCGCGTTCTGGGCCGGGGGACTGCGACTGCCGCGTCGACACCTGTATGTTACGTTCCGCGCACCCAGGTGTCCTTTGACACGGTGACCGTGGGTGCATCGAGAACCCTTTCATTCTCGGTCCACAATCTGGGTGGTGGGGTGCTTCGGGGGAGTGCAGGCATCTCGTGCCCGGAATTCTCGGTTGTCTCCGGTGGGGAATACGCCCTCACTGAGGGGGAGTCGGTCCTGGTTGCCTTGAACTTCGCGCCAACCGGGTCGGGAGGACTGAAGACATGCCTCGTCGAGCTCTCCGGTGGCAGCTGCGGGAGCGTGTTGCTTACTGGAGTCGCGGCATCTCCACCGACCGGCAGCCTCCGGCTTTCCCGGAGTGCCATCGACTTCGGACAGCTGCTCGTGGGCAGAACAACGGATCAGACCTTCAGGCTTCGAAATGCCGGGAGCGCTCCGGTGCCTGCTACCGTGCAGACCTCGTGTGCCGCGTTCCGGGTCGTCACGTCGCTTCCGGAGCTGTTGCCAGCCGGCGACTCGCTCGAGGTGACTGTGCGGTTCGCCCCGACCGACGTGGTCGCCTACTCCTGCTCCCTCGCCATTGGCTCGCCGCCGTCGGCATGGCTCGCGCTCCGGGGAACGGGCTTCGAGCCGCCGCACTGCAACATTGAGTCTGTGCTGGGGCTGCCGTCCCGCCTCATGCTGGGAGATTCCGCCAGCGGATGGTTCACCGTTGTGAATACCGGGATCACCCGCATCTCCGGCAGGGTGACTGCCACATGCCCCGGGCTGGTCCTGTTGGACAGTGTCTACTCGATCAAAGGTGGCGCTTCCGCCATTATCCGATTCAAGGTAATTCCGGTTCGTGTGGGCACATTCAACTGCACGCTCAACCTGGGAAACTCTCAGTGCTCATCGGTCAGTGTTGGACTTGTCGTGGACCCACAGCCCCCCGCGGACTACTTCTCCTGGGGGAGTTGTGGCAGCAGGGATGGACAAATCGGCCAGGCTACATCCGTGGCAGTGGATGGCTAG